A genomic stretch from Astatotilapia calliptera chromosome 4, fAstCal1.2, whole genome shotgun sequence includes:
- the LOC113021425 gene encoding uncharacterized protein LOC113021425 isoform X1, which translates to MSRTFSYRRQEVVQGSPTAGEFKARWPALFQINEVNAEFQRITTLQLETTFAAQLDRITPRLMTVFQKKGGVSGQKLAHHLQIMQEAESDVKVKREAVLRALCLYLGEEDGSLIREYLDIEGDDIQRDLKKHTMGIYVINKEDGQNGHYDDIGIFVEGEMVMDNIGSPAQACALMLGVIYALNLAYPKELRHYYEFIQKVLMGLDGKKLSPKVLGLKNKIATG; encoded by the exons ATGTCAAGAACATTTTCCTACCGTAGACAAGAGGTGGTGCAGGGAAGTCCAACTGCTGGGGAGTTTAAAGCTAGGTGGCCTGCACTTTTCCAGATTAATGAG GTAAATGCTGAATTCCAGCGTATTACAACACTTCAACTGGAGACGACCTTCGCGGCACAGTTAGACAGAATTACACCTCGGCTGATGACAGTTTTCCAGAAGAAGGGCGGTGTTTCTGGGCAGAAACTTGCCCACCACTTGCAGATCATGCAAGAG GCTGAAAGTGATGTTAAAGTGAAGAGGGAAGCAGTTCTCAGGGCACTTTGCCTCTACCTTGGTGAAGAGGACGGAAGCCTTATTCGAGAGTACTTG gACATTGAAGGAGATGACATCCAGAGAGACCTGAAGAAGCACACCATGGGCATTTATGTCATCAACAAGGAGGATGGACAAAATGGACATTATGATGACATTGGAATATTTGTTGAAGGGGAGATGGTCATGGACAACATTGGATCTCCGGCCCAAGCTTGTGCATTGATGCTTGGAGTAATCTATGCACTAAACCTAGCCTACCCCAAGGAATTGAGGCACTATTATGAATTCATTCAGAAAGTGTTGATGGGATTGGATGGGAAAAAGCTCTCCCCCAAAGTCCTTGGGCTGAAGAACAAAATTGCTACTGGATAG
- the LOC113021425 gene encoding uncharacterized protein LOC113021425 isoform X2, whose amino-acid sequence MTVFQKKGGVSGQKLAHHLQIMQEAESDVKVKREAVLRALCLYLGEEDGSLIREYLDIEGDDIQRDLKKHTMGIYVINKEDGQNGHYDDIGIFVEGEMVMDNIGSPAQACALMLGVIYALNLAYPKELRHYYEFIQKVLMGLDGKKLSPKVLGLKNKIATG is encoded by the exons ATGACAGTTTTCCAGAAGAAGGGCGGTGTTTCTGGGCAGAAACTTGCCCACCACTTGCAGATCATGCAAGAG GCTGAAAGTGATGTTAAAGTGAAGAGGGAAGCAGTTCTCAGGGCACTTTGCCTCTACCTTGGTGAAGAGGACGGAAGCCTTATTCGAGAGTACTTG gACATTGAAGGAGATGACATCCAGAGAGACCTGAAGAAGCACACCATGGGCATTTATGTCATCAACAAGGAGGATGGACAAAATGGACATTATGATGACATTGGAATATTTGTTGAAGGGGAGATGGTCATGGACAACATTGGATCTCCGGCCCAAGCTTGTGCATTGATGCTTGGAGTAATCTATGCACTAAACCTAGCCTACCCCAAGGAATTGAGGCACTATTATGAATTCATTCAGAAAGTGTTGATGGGATTGGATGGGAAAAAGCTCTCCCCCAAAGTCCTTGGGCTGAAGAACAAAATTGCTACTGGATAG